The following coding sequences are from one Cenarchaeum symbiosum A window:
- a CDS encoding conserved hypothetical protein (COG1479) — translation MKAEIQSFSDLFEGARQIKVPIYQRAYSWERDDCEQLWEDVLKIAGEPRANHFMGTIVCSREDGSSELIRRYTVVDGQQRLATVLLLVAAWCKKAVELGVDPSRCSEMEYVFIKNQFKEDTDKYKLVLARGDNNRFVMLMEGERPAAGDQGLIDKAYEFFEKKLGAKTADIDAVRRGILGLRMAFIELGDDKDMAQGIFESLNSKGKPLTQVDLVRNFVLMSFDSGEREMIYDTTWADIENELGSSERFNEFVIHYLVAMTQTPVKADRAYHDFMWHVKIGHAGGDMRRVLVEMRRYAGYYKRMLDGGFAGPRGGEIDSAVSGIKSLKSTTAYPLLLCLAECHYGEGNLGTEDLLEILGMLESYVCRRTVCNLHTNRRIRVFNKLAKCVKEVETGHLARIRGEFGEINKIESERFPDDDEFMEKMAIANIYESAPKLYILRRLEESRGSKVLGPNHTIEHVMPRSLTDWWREHLGEEHEEIHLRYLHRVGNLTLTAHNPLLGNGSLPEKRDHEHGYANSGLNLDELLADAREWRAGDIDRRGRVLARQAVSVWRYPDIERPKAVPQNGGREEPGVEDFLKGSARQGVPEVDAPRRELFHALIERIPAELEGVRFKQNATYAEFKLGGNRFCMIKAGNSKLLMIYHTKDGRFAKDRKSVISTIELSGKRKFASSTEGDFISWIETVEDAELAMGALRALYKDLAG, via the coding sequence ATGAAGGCGGAGATACAGTCCTTTTCAGACCTGTTCGAGGGGGCCAGGCAGATAAAGGTCCCGATATACCAGAGGGCATACAGCTGGGAGAGGGACGACTGCGAGCAGCTGTGGGAGGACGTCCTAAAGATCGCCGGTGAGCCGCGCGCGAATCACTTCATGGGGACAATAGTGTGCTCAAGGGAGGACGGCTCCTCCGAGCTGATAAGGCGCTATACAGTAGTTGACGGGCAGCAGCGCCTGGCCACCGTCTTGCTGCTTGTGGCCGCATGGTGCAAAAAGGCCGTGGAACTGGGGGTGGATCCGTCAAGATGCAGCGAGATGGAGTATGTGTTCATCAAAAACCAGTTCAAAGAGGATACCGACAAGTACAAGCTCGTCCTTGCCAGGGGCGACAACAACAGGTTCGTCATGCTTATGGAAGGCGAGAGGCCCGCGGCCGGGGACCAGGGGCTCATTGACAAGGCCTATGAATTCTTTGAAAAGAAGCTGGGTGCAAAGACTGCCGACATTGATGCCGTAAGAAGGGGGATACTCGGGCTGAGGATGGCATTCATCGAGCTGGGCGATGACAAGGACATGGCGCAGGGCATCTTTGAGAGCCTCAACAGCAAGGGCAAGCCGCTGACCCAGGTCGACCTGGTAAGGAACTTTGTGCTCATGAGTTTTGACTCTGGGGAGAGGGAGATGATATATGATACCACGTGGGCCGACATAGAGAACGAGCTGGGCAGCAGCGAGAGGTTCAACGAGTTTGTCATACACTACCTGGTCGCAATGACACAAACCCCTGTAAAGGCCGACCGCGCCTACCACGATTTCATGTGGCATGTAAAGATAGGGCATGCCGGGGGCGACATGAGGCGCGTGCTAGTCGAGATGAGGCGGTATGCGGGATACTACAAGAGGATGCTGGACGGAGGATTTGCCGGGCCGCGGGGCGGCGAGATAGACTCTGCAGTCAGCGGCATAAAGAGCCTCAAATCCACCACGGCGTACCCCCTGCTGCTGTGCCTGGCAGAGTGCCATTACGGGGAGGGGAATCTGGGCACGGAGGACCTGCTGGAAATATTGGGCATGCTGGAGTCGTACGTGTGCAGGAGGACGGTGTGCAACCTGCACACAAACAGGCGGATCAGGGTCTTCAACAAGCTTGCCAAATGTGTAAAGGAAGTTGAAACCGGGCACCTTGCCAGGATACGCGGGGAATTCGGCGAGATAAACAAGATAGAATCCGAGAGGTTCCCAGACGATGACGAGTTTATGGAAAAGATGGCAATCGCCAACATATACGAATCGGCGCCCAAACTGTACATACTACGCAGGCTGGAGGAGTCCAGGGGGAGCAAGGTGCTCGGGCCCAACCACACAATAGAGCATGTGATGCCCCGCTCGCTCACGGATTGGTGGAGGGAGCACCTCGGGGAGGAGCACGAGGAGATACACCTGAGGTACCTGCACAGGGTGGGCAACCTTACGCTTACCGCGCACAACCCGCTTCTGGGCAACGGATCGCTGCCGGAAAAGAGGGATCACGAGCACGGCTATGCAAACAGCGGGTTGAACCTGGACGAGCTTCTCGCCGATGCCAGGGAATGGCGGGCCGGTGACATAGACAGGCGCGGCCGGGTGCTCGCCCGGCAGGCCGTCAGTGTGTGGAGATACCCCGACATTGAAAGGCCAAAGGCTGTCCCGCAGAACGGCGGGCGTGAAGAGCCCGGCGTGGAGGACTTTCTCAAAGGGAGCGCCCGGCAGGGGGTGCCCGAAGTCGATGCCCCGCGGAGGGAGCTGTTTCATGCGCTGATAGAGAGGATACCGGCGGAGCTTGAAGGCGTCAGGTTCAAGCAGAATGCAACATATGCGGAATTCAAGCTCGGGGGAAACAGGTTCTGCATGATAAAGGCGGGAAACTCAAAGCTGCTTATGATATACCATACCAAGGACGGTAGGTTTGCAAAAGATAGAAAGTCGGTCATCTCTACAATAGAGCTCAGTGGAAAGAGAAAATTTGCGTCATCAACCGAGGGCGACTTCATATCATGGATAGAGACTGTGGAGGATGCCGAGCTGGCAATGGGTGCGCTGCGTGCCCTGTACAAGGATCTTGCGGGATAG
- a CDS encoding RNA-binding protein (COG2178), protein MSLDRTEASLDKIIKPLSDEIESREFLIKNTRDVISMCSRAIIAVHAGDTVSAAAKAKEAAKLLRSHKKRAAGGLRRYLAVPEQELVEALSLIAIVGGRPVPSRESLGVSGPSYVLGLLDCIGELKRLAYDRIRAGDAAGAQDAFRTMEGLYNMLYPFAAFDKVIKEARRKLDVARILIEDTRAAVTEEARRAELLHALRGLRSMGAGDGI, encoded by the coding sequence ATGTCACTCGACAGGACTGAGGCCTCCCTCGACAAGATCATAAAGCCACTCTCAGATGAGATCGAATCCCGCGAGTTCCTCATAAAGAACACCAGGGATGTGATCAGCATGTGCAGCAGGGCCATAATAGCGGTCCATGCAGGCGACACGGTCTCTGCTGCTGCAAAGGCAAAAGAAGCAGCCAAGCTGCTCCGCTCGCACAAAAAGAGGGCTGCCGGCGGCCTGCGGAGATACCTGGCAGTACCCGAGCAGGAGCTAGTCGAGGCGCTCTCCCTGATAGCGATAGTCGGGGGCAGGCCCGTCCCGTCCAGGGAATCACTTGGCGTCTCGGGCCCGTCGTATGTTCTCGGCCTGCTCGACTGCATAGGCGAGCTAAAGAGGCTCGCATACGACAGGATCCGCGCAGGGGACGCCGCAGGCGCGCAGGACGCCTTTCGCACAATGGAGGGCCTCTACAACATGCTCTACCCGTTTGCGGCATTCGACAAGGTCATCAAGGAGGCCCGGAGAAAGCTCGACGTGGCAAGGATACTCATCGAGGATACAAGGGCGGCAGTCACGGAAGAGGCCAGAAGGGCGGAGCTGCTCCATGCGCTAAGGGGCTTGAGATCCATGGGTGCGGGCGATGGGATTTGA
- a CDS encoding DNA-directed RNA polymerase, subunit N (COG1644), with product MLVPVRCFTCGNLVADKFGEYKSRVEAGEAPGKVLDSLGMERYCCRRMLFTSIETIQQIIPFYEAVQKRYQEVQSELE from the coding sequence ATGCTGGTACCCGTCAGATGCTTCACCTGTGGAAACCTCGTCGCCGACAAGTTCGGCGAGTACAAGTCGAGGGTGGAGGCAGGCGAGGCGCCAGGCAAGGTGCTAGATTCGCTCGGCATGGAGAGGTACTGCTGCAGGAGGATGCTCTTCACGTCGATAGAGACCATCCAGCAGATTATACCGTTCTACGAGGCGGTCCAAAAGAGATACCAGGAAGTCCAGTCAGAGCTGGAGTAG
- a CDS encoding enolase (COG0148): MSRITSVRGRIVYNSRGSRTVEVDVISDGKFLGRACAPSGASVGIHEVRNFPDGGPEASLAAITGSAGRFKGLNPGDSGAVHAAVREMDDTPDYSIAGGASAFAITIAAAYSAAAAAGVPLYRVLDPNVEPRFPYPLGNVLGGGAHAGPGSPDIQEILVCATGLRDIREAIEANLAVHKELGLVLRKKDRLFAGGKGDEGGWAPRACSAEALEMAAEACENLGYALGKEVSLGVDFAASTQWDREKGAYSYSRDGFENSPGEQIDYAAGIIEKYKLIYAEDAVHEEEFDGMAELTRRFPGVLVAGDDLTVTSAAMLRKAVKKGSCNAAILKVNQAGSLYDAMKFAAEATAGGIRLVTSHRSGETTDAHVTHIGIATGSVMLKVGAVGGERVAKANELIRLSEQGLIHGMAGI; the protein is encoded by the coding sequence TTGTCCCGGATTACCTCAGTCCGCGGAAGAATTGTATACAACAGCCGCGGATCCCGGACGGTCGAGGTGGATGTCATATCCGACGGAAAATTCCTCGGCAGGGCCTGCGCCCCTTCTGGCGCCAGCGTGGGAATACACGAGGTGAGGAACTTTCCCGACGGCGGCCCCGAGGCCAGCCTTGCAGCCATAACCGGCAGCGCCGGCAGGTTCAAGGGCTTGAACCCCGGGGATTCCGGCGCCGTGCATGCTGCCGTGCGCGAAATGGACGATACCCCGGACTATTCCATAGCGGGTGGCGCGTCGGCCTTTGCCATAACGATAGCTGCGGCCTACTCGGCTGCTGCCGCCGCCGGCGTCCCGCTGTACAGGGTGCTCGACCCGAATGTCGAGCCGAGGTTCCCGTATCCGCTCGGCAACGTGCTCGGCGGGGGCGCCCACGCGGGGCCCGGGTCCCCGGACATACAGGAGATACTGGTCTGCGCCACCGGCCTGAGGGACATACGGGAGGCAATCGAGGCCAACCTGGCCGTGCACAAAGAGCTCGGGCTGGTACTCCGGAAGAAGGACCGCCTCTTTGCAGGCGGCAAGGGCGACGAGGGCGGGTGGGCCCCGAGGGCCTGCAGTGCAGAAGCGCTGGAGATGGCCGCAGAGGCGTGCGAGAACCTCGGGTATGCGCTTGGAAAGGAGGTCTCGCTGGGGGTGGACTTTGCCGCCTCGACCCAGTGGGACAGGGAAAAGGGCGCATACTCTTATTCCAGGGACGGCTTTGAGAACTCGCCGGGCGAGCAGATAGACTATGCGGCGGGGATAATAGAAAAGTACAAGCTGATATACGCAGAAGATGCCGTCCACGAGGAGGAGTTTGACGGGATGGCCGAGCTGACACGCCGGTTCCCCGGCGTCCTGGTCGCCGGCGACGACCTCACCGTTACTAGCGCCGCAATGCTCAGAAAGGCCGTCAAGAAGGGATCGTGCAATGCGGCCATACTCAAGGTAAACCAGGCGGGCAGCCTGTACGACGCGATGAAGTTTGCCGCAGAGGCCACGGCCGGCGGCATACGGCTGGTCACGTCCCACAGGTCTGGCGAGACGACAGACGCGCACGTAACCCACATAGGGATAGCGACCGGCTCTGTAATGCTCAAAGTGGGCGCAGTAGGGGGCGAGAGGGTCGCCAAGGCAAACGAGCTGATCCGCCTCTCGGAGCAGGGTTTAATACATGGCATGGCCGGGATCTAG
- a CDS encoding ribosomal protein S2 (COG0052), with protein sequence MSVRFQSDDEYMRNLITTSGISIGTQVKTKFMKQFISDTDPTGTYTLDLEATQGRIKAAAQFIEHTGASELIVCSGKDSARVPIRKFAELVGCKDIHKRFMPGTLTNPDLPKYMEPKLLLVCDPQVDAQAVTEATNAGIPVIGIANSDNVTSRLDVIIPANNRGRGALAAIFWLLAREVLVIRGEVDETKPMKYEIDDFETKDVREDE encoded by the coding sequence TTGAGTGTCAGGTTCCAGAGCGATGACGAATACATGAGGAATCTCATAACCACCTCGGGGATAAGCATCGGCACCCAGGTAAAGACCAAGTTCATGAAGCAGTTCATAAGCGATACGGACCCGACTGGCACGTACACGCTAGACCTAGAGGCCACCCAGGGCAGGATAAAAGCGGCAGCCCAGTTTATAGAGCATACGGGCGCGTCCGAGCTGATAGTCTGCTCTGGAAAGGACAGCGCGCGGGTCCCCATCAGAAAGTTCGCCGAGCTGGTCGGGTGCAAGGACATACACAAGAGGTTCATGCCGGGCACGCTGACAAACCCGGACCTGCCAAAATACATGGAGCCCAAGCTGCTCCTGGTATGCGACCCCCAGGTCGACGCGCAGGCTGTAACCGAGGCCACCAATGCGGGCATACCCGTAATAGGGATAGCCAACAGCGACAATGTGACGTCAAGATTAGACGTGATAATACCCGCCAACAACCGCGGGCGCGGGGCGCTGGCTGCGATATTCTGGCTGCTCGCCCGGGAGGTCCTCGTGATCAGGGGCGAAGTAGACGAGACAAAGCCGATGAAGTATGAAATAGACGACTTTGAGACAAAGGATGTGCGAGAGGATGAGTAA